A single Phytohabitans houttuyneae DNA region contains:
- a CDS encoding DegT/DnrJ/EryC1/StrS family aminotransferase, protein MAERIHLSPPDVGDLEEAHVLAAMRSGWVAPLGPDVEAFEREVARRVGVEHAVAVNSGTAALHLALLALGIGPRDRVLVPALTFVATANAVRYVGAEPVFVDCDPHTGNVDPELVAEVVAQRAGEVAAVLTVDLYGVCAEYRSLLPICDAAGLPLVADAAESLGSRHGDRAAGSFGRAAALSFNGNKIITTSGGGMLLTDDVAIANRARHLSRQARVPGREFDHTDIGYQYQLSNLLAAVGRAQLRRVDAMMERRRELRERYAKLFASVPGVRLLGADDRHSNCWLTAIVVDPELAGWSAGMLGAHLESHDVEARPLFKPLHLLAPYAGCEALITGAAERLHRTGLALPSGSALTDAQVERVHGAISTFLEARG, encoded by the coding sequence ATGGCCGAGCGGATACACCTGTCGCCGCCGGACGTGGGAGACCTCGAAGAGGCCCACGTCCTGGCGGCGATGAGGTCGGGTTGGGTCGCGCCGCTGGGTCCGGACGTCGAAGCCTTCGAGCGCGAGGTCGCGCGCCGGGTCGGCGTCGAGCACGCCGTGGCGGTCAACTCGGGCACCGCCGCCCTGCACCTCGCCCTCCTGGCGCTCGGCATCGGACCGCGCGACCGCGTCCTGGTACCGGCGCTGACGTTCGTCGCCACCGCGAACGCCGTGCGCTACGTCGGCGCCGAGCCCGTGTTCGTGGACTGCGACCCGCACACCGGCAACGTCGACCCGGAGCTTGTCGCCGAGGTCGTCGCCCAGCGCGCCGGCGAGGTGGCGGCGGTGCTCACCGTCGACCTGTACGGGGTGTGTGCCGAGTACCGCTCGCTGCTGCCCATCTGCGACGCCGCGGGGCTGCCGCTGGTCGCGGACGCCGCCGAGTCGCTCGGCTCCCGGCACGGCGACCGCGCCGCCGGCTCCTTCGGGCGGGCCGCGGCGCTCTCGTTCAACGGCAACAAGATCATTACCACGTCGGGGGGCGGCATGCTGCTCACCGACGACGTCGCCATCGCCAACCGGGCCCGCCACCTGTCCCGCCAGGCTCGCGTGCCCGGCCGCGAGTTCGACCACACCGACATCGGCTACCAGTACCAGTTGAGCAACCTGCTGGCGGCGGTGGGACGGGCCCAGCTGCGTCGGGTCGACGCCATGATGGAGCGGCGGCGCGAGCTGCGGGAGCGGTACGCGAAGCTGTTCGCGAGCGTGCCCGGCGTCCGCCTGCTCGGCGCCGACGACCGGCACAGCAACTGCTGGCTCACCGCGATAGTGGTCGACCCCGAACTGGCGGGCTGGAGCGCCGGCATGCTCGGGGCGCACCTGGAGAGCCACGACGTCGAGGCGCGTCCCCTCTTCAAGCCGCTGCACCTGCTCGCCCCGTACGCAGGCTGCGAGGCCCTGATCACCGGCGCGGCGGAGCGGCTCCACCGCACCGGCCTCGCGCTGCCCAGCGGCTCCGCCCTCACCGACGCGCAGGTCGAACGCGTACACGGGGCGATCTCGACGTTTCTCGAGGCGCGGGGATGA
- a CDS encoding GNAT family N-acetyltransferase: MNSAQALAGELCPDVYFTEGYGRAAAILRDGTWDSVRLDERVLVPYVVNQLGDGRCDAISPFGFSGIYVAPRTTAGELAAFWADTKRGWRAQGIVAMYFRFSPLDPSSLEAVRTLDGLSLVQRNETVTIHVGDGLAAVWDGLKASCRSRIRKAEKVGLSSGLREATTADLAPDSPFRTLYAETMRRVGAPDFIFADAFYTALLDGLGPNLLLAQVWTPDREVVAAALVLAHRERVHYHLAGSNLSAGSGCANNLLIWAILRWAAESGRSTMHFGGGIRPGDSLFRFKSTFGGTKTPVWHGSAIVDQPSYDVLVAQRAAALGMSTQELRDRGYFPAYRYGAALI, translated from the coding sequence ATGAACAGCGCCCAGGCCCTCGCCGGCGAGCTGTGCCCCGACGTCTACTTCACCGAGGGGTACGGCAGGGCCGCGGCCATCCTCCGCGACGGGACGTGGGACTCGGTGCGCCTGGACGAGCGCGTCCTCGTGCCCTACGTCGTCAACCAGCTCGGCGACGGCCGCTGCGACGCGATCAGCCCGTTCGGGTTCTCCGGCATCTACGTCGCGCCGCGCACCACCGCCGGGGAGCTTGCCGCGTTCTGGGCGGACACCAAGCGGGGATGGCGCGCTCAGGGAATCGTCGCCATGTACTTCCGCTTCTCACCGCTGGACCCCTCGTCGCTGGAGGCGGTGCGCACCCTCGACGGGCTGTCCCTGGTGCAGCGCAACGAGACCGTCACCATCCACGTTGGCGACGGGCTGGCGGCGGTCTGGGACGGACTCAAGGCCTCCTGCCGCAGCCGCATCCGCAAGGCCGAGAAGGTCGGCCTCAGCTCCGGTCTGCGGGAGGCCACCACCGCGGACCTCGCGCCGGACAGTCCATTCCGGACGCTCTACGCGGAGACGATGCGCCGCGTGGGCGCGCCGGACTTCATCTTCGCGGACGCCTTCTACACCGCCCTGCTGGACGGCCTCGGACCCAACCTCCTGCTGGCGCAGGTGTGGACGCCGGACCGTGAGGTCGTCGCGGCGGCCCTCGTCCTCGCCCACCGCGAGCGCGTGCACTACCACCTCGCCGGCTCCAACCTGTCCGCCGGATCCGGCTGCGCCAACAACCTTCTCATCTGGGCGATCCTGCGCTGGGCGGCCGAGAGCGGGCGCTCCACCATGCACTTCGGCGGCGGGATACGGCCGGGTGACAGCCTCTTCCGGTTCAAGAGCACGTTCGGCGGGACGAAGACCCCGGTCTGGCACGGCAGCGCGATCGTCGACCAGCCCTCCTACGACGTACTCGTCGCCCAGCGCGCCGCCGCACTCGGAATGTCCACACAGGAACTGCGTGACCGCGGATACTTCCCGGCCTACCGGTACGGCGCGGCACTCATCTAG